A genomic segment from Aegilops tauschii subsp. strangulata cultivar AL8/78 chromosome 1, Aet v6.0, whole genome shotgun sequence encodes:
- the LOC109747451 gene encoding glyoxysomal processing protease, glyoxysomal: MEPREIAAAARSFSAMARIVGPDPKAVKMRRHAFHLHQSGSTTLSASAVLLPPGALADPPPLLARICASHGHAGGVALTAASLVEAFLVAEQRDSPSEELQPRLVPEARLDVLVEAEESGNISRGDSGAPQWLSAELLAMVDVPASADSVSSLLTYDGSLIGSSSWDVGWPLADVNQKQVEYDAGSSLEYNRKNVYAESVDPSTIAKSATRIAILGVSALTSSNARHINVPPTPQRGDSLLVVGSPFGILSPFHFFNSISVGAVANCLPPGAVRSALLMADIHCLPGMEGAPVFDKNSCLVGMLMKPLRQRGSNIQVQLVITWEGICTAWSRNKLELIEQVSNELLDDKSADSKMVESCSMDNHRRFVSNSANDLNQYSIPPSLREAISSVVLVTVGDTTWASGILLNKNGLVLTNAHLLEPWRFGRTSPLGLQHKTTSLAGEYLHGENKLLQSQHCKMSNEDSFKHEVSFFNLGSKREKRISVRLDDGEKQTWCSASVVFISKGPLDVALLQMEKIAIEFCAIRPEFVCPTAGSSAYVVGHGLLGPRSGLCSSLSSGVVSKVVQIPSAQHSHLPSNVQTDNMDLPVMLQTTAAVHPGSSGGVIVNSHGRMVGLITSNAKHGGGSTIPRLNFSIPCKSLEMVFKYAANGDYTILEQLDKPNELLSSVWALAQAPSSLPFLSSPPGKSGEGKVSEFSKFLANQKEGLTSISDLEAFLKHKIPSKI, encoded by the exons ATGGAGCCGCGCgagatcgccgccgccgcgcggaGCTTCTCGGCGATGGCGCGGATCGTCGGCCCG GACCCCAAGGCCGTCAAGATGCGCCGCCACGCCTTCCACCTCCACCA GTCGGGGTCCACCACGCTGTCGGCGTCGGCCGTCCTTCTGCCGCCGGGCGCCCTGGCggacccgccgccgctcctcgCCCGTATATGCGCGTCCCACGGCCACGCCGGGGGCGTCGCGCTCACGGCCGCGTCGCTCGTCGAGGCGTTCCTGGTCGCGGAGCAGCGCGATAGCCCCAGCGAG GAACTGCAGCCGAGGTTAGTACCGGAGGCGCGTCTTGATGTGCTAGTTGAG GCTGAGGAATCAGGGAACATTAGTCGTGGAGATTCTGGAGCTCCCCAGTGGCTTTCAGCTGAGTTACTTGCCATG GTTGATGTCCCAGCATCTGCTGATTCTGTATCATCCTTGTTAACATATGATGGTTCACTGATTGGAAGCTCGTCATGGGATGTTGGCTGGCCACTGGCCGATGTAAATCAGAAGCAG GTTGAATATGACGCCGGATCCTCCCTTGAGTATAACAGGAAGAATGTCTATGCTGAGTCTGTTGACCCATCAACAATAGCCAAGTCCGCCACAAGAATTGCTATACTAGGAGTCTCAGCCTTAACATCAAGT AATGCAAGACATATCAACGTTCCACCGACGCCACAGCGAGGGGACTCTTTGCTGGTAGTGGGGTCTCCCTTTGGCATCCTGTCACCATTCCATTTCTTCAACAG TATATCAGTCGGTGCTGTTGCAAACTGCTTACCTCCAGGCGCTGTCAGGAGCGCGCTGCTGATGGCCGACATCCACTGTCTTCCTG GTATGGAAGGTGCTCCAGTGTTCGATAAAAATTCTTGTCTTGTGGGGATGCTGATGAAGCCATTAAGACAGAGAGGCAGCAACATACAAGTTCAG CTTGTGATTACATGGGAGGGAATATGCACTGCATGGAGCAGAAACAAACTGGAACTAATTGAGCAAGTCTCAAATGAACTACTTGATGACAAAAGTGCAGACAGTAAAATGGTGGAATCATGTAGCATGGATAATCATAGAAGGTTTGTCTCTAATTCAGCTAATGACCTTAATCAGTATAGCATTCCACCTTCACTCAGAGAGGCCATATCCTCGGTTGTTCTTGTCACGGTTGGTGATACAACTTGGGCTTCAGGTATTCTCCTCAACAAGAATGGCTTAGTTCTGACAAATGCTCATCTTTTGGAGCCTTGGAGATTTGGGAGAACTTCACCTTTAGGTTTACAACATAAAACCACCTCACTTGCTGGAGAATATCTACATGGAGAAAATAAATTGTTGCAGTCACAGCATTGCAAGATGTCCAATGAAGATTCTTTTAAGCATGAGGTTTCATTCTTTAATTTGGGTtccaagagagagaagagaaTATCTGTTCGTTTGGATGATGGGGAGAAACAGACGTGGTGTAGTGCTAGTGTGGTGTTTATCTCCAAGGGGCCGCTTGATGTTGCCTTGCTTCAAATGGAAAAGATCGCGATTGAATTTTGTGCAATTAGACCAGAATTTGTTTGTCCGACAGCAGGGTCGTCTGCATATGTTGTTGGGCATGGTCTTCTTGGACCTCGATCAG GTCTATGTTCCTCCCTTTCCTCTGGGGTTGTCTCGAAAGTTGTCCAAATTCCATCAGCTCAACATTCTCATCTGCCTAGCAATGTGCAGACAGACAATATGGACCTGCCAGTAATGCTGCAGACAACAGCGGCAGTTCATCCTGGATCTAGTGGTGGTGTAATTGTCAATTCACATGGTCGAATGGTTGGACTAATAACAAG CAATGCTAAGCATGGCGGTGGGAGCACAATACCTCGTCTGAATTTTAGCATCCCCTGCAAATCTCTGGAAATGGTCTTCAAGTATGCAG CGAATGGAGATTACACAATTTTGGAGCAGCTGGATAAACCAAATGAATTGCTCTCATCAGTGTGGGCACTGGCACAAGCACCATCATCTCTCCCATTTCTCAGTAGCCCCCCTGGGAAGAGCGGAGAGGGGAAAGTTTCGGAGTTCTCAAAGTTTCTTGCCAATCAGAAAGAAGGTTTGACATCTATAAGTGATTTGGAGGCTTTCCTTAAACACAAGATTCCCAGTAAAATTTAG
- the LOC109747452 gene encoding uncharacterized protein: protein MLPLARAPLRRLLLSSPLALSLCAPYTTVGRRGLGGGGVSPLLLMLSARPSACRVGGGSPAAGAPTGASSRGRSFCACAVSVDDGAPSSSAAGSVYDDVAAPYLSVRIRCRKEDAELLSESLLCFGACSVTVDDITDAANLDEISITTIYAHGENVGSSISNAASSAGLDYSPAYETTVGKQCDWVTLVQETYESTKVIDDLWIIPKWKTPPDPQATNIIINPGLAFGTGEHPTTKLCLLFLKEVIKGGEHVMDYGTGTGVLGIAALKMGAALSTGIDIDPQAVRSARENMLLNGMDSDRMLVHLVPTGAEPSCFSSSIDKSEEEKPGSNLELKSSKGTHDIVAANILLNPLLELVEDIVGFAKTGGTVAVSGILCEQVPKIEKAYSRYLDNLSVSEMDGWACLQGTRRA, encoded by the exons aTGCTGCCGCTAGCGCGCGCCccactccgccgcctcctgctctcctctccccttgccctGTCGCTCTGCGCCCCCTACACGACCGTAGGCCGCcgcggcctcggcggcggcggcgtctcgcCCCTTCTCCTGATGCTCTCCGCTCGCCCCTCGGCGTGCCGCGTCGGCGGGGGCTCCCCGGCCGCAGGGGCACCAACCGGGGCCTCCTCTCGAGGCAGGAGCTTCTGCGCCTGCGCCGTCAGCGTGGACGACGGGGCGCCCTCCAGCTCCGCCGCCGGCAGCGTCTACGACGACGTGGCCGCGCCCTACCTCTCCGTCCGCATCCGCTGCCGCAAGGAGGACGCC GAACTGCTGTCCGAGTCCCTCCTGTGCTTTGGCGCTTGCTCCGTCACGGTGGACGACATTACCGACGCTGCGAATCTTGACGAG ATCTCCATAACCACCATATATGCACACGGGGAGAACGTGGGCTCAAGCATATCGAATGCTGCAAGCTCAGCTGGCCTGGACTACAGCCCAGCGTATGAAACCACTGTAGGAAAGCAGTGCGATTGGGTGACACTCGTGCAG GAAACGTATGAGTCTACTAAAGTTATCGATGACCTTTGGATCATTCCTAAATGGAAAACTCCCCCT GATCCGCAGGCCACAAATATCATTATCAATCCAGGTCTGGCTTTTGGAACTGGGGAGCATCCGACGACCAAATTGTGCCTTCTTTTTCTGAAGGAAGTTATTAAGGGGGGTGAGCATGTCATGGACTATGGAACAGGCACCGGAGTGTTGGGTATTGCAGCTCTGAAG ATGGGTGCTGCTCTATCGACTGGTATAGACATCGACCCTCAAGCTGTAAGATCCGCTCGTGAGAACATGCTGCTGAACGGTATGGATTCCGACAGAATGCTGGTTCACTTGGTACCGACAGGCGCCGAGCCTTCATGCTTCTCAAGTAGCATCGACAAATCAGAAGAGGAAAAGCCCGGCAGTAACCTTGAGCTGAAGTCTTCAAAGGGGACGCATGACATTGTTGCTGCAAACATACTGCTGAACCCCTTGCTGGAGCTGGTCGAGGACATAGTTGGATTTGCGAAAACCGGTGGAACAGTTGCCGTTTCAGGGATATTGTGTGAGCAG GTTCCGAAGATCGAAAAGGCTTACTCCAGGTACTTGGACAACTTATCTGTATCTGAAATGGATGGATGGGCGTGCCTTCAGGGAACAAGAAGAGCATAG